Within Candidatus Krumholzibacteriia bacterium, the genomic segment AACCGGCCGCCGCGTCCTCAATCCGGGGCGGCCTGCGCCATGCGGTCGAGCAGATAGGGGGCGAGGCGCTTGTGGATCGGCCGCACCAGCTTCCACAGGTAGACGCTGCGCCTGCCGTGCACGCGCGCCATGGATACCACGGTGAGCGTGTTGGGGTTGGTCTTGCGCTCGAGCATGTAGGAAATGAAGAAGCGGATTCCGCCCCGGTACCCTTCGAACACCACCTCGTCCTCGTCGCGATAGATCTCCCGGGCGCCGAAGTGGTAGGCGTTCTCCGCCACGCGGTCGATATTACGATAGGTGTTGTAGACGAGCGGCGCGCGGTAGGCGTCCATGTAGTCGTTCTGATAGGAGGCCAGGTAGCTCGTGGACGGCACCGGGATGGGGACCACGTCGTGCGTGCTCGCGACCCCCGCCATGATGAAGATCCCGACGAGTCCCGCGAAGGCGACGATGACCGCTATCGCCACGAACGCCCTCAGGATTGTTCCGACCATGATTCCTCCCGCTGCGATGGCGCTGGCGCAGAGTATGGGCACAACCCGCTGTCCCCGTCGAGCGTCATGTGCGCAATCGCGGTCAGCCGCGCACCAGCCGGGCGAAGAAGGCCAACGGAATCAGCCCGAACCAGAGCGCAAACAGCAGGCCGTTGAGCAGCACACCGTCCATGGGGCGCGCGGATTCCGGGCGCCGGACCGCCGCCAGGGCTGTAACCGCCAGCCACAGCGCGTGCGGGACCGTGACCAGGTAGGCCGCGCCGTACCAGCCGGACACGATGCGGTCCTGCCAGAGCAGGATGCCGCCCAGGCTGGCCGCGATCGCCGCCGCCGCCGCGATCCCCGCCGCGCCGCGGGGGCCGAATACCACCGCGTAGGTTCGCCGCCGCACCGCTTCGTCGGCGCGAATATCGGGGATGCCGGCGAGCGTGCGAAACGCCAGCAGGGCGCAGAATGCCGGCATGGCGATGAGCCAGGGCAACGGGTCCGTGCGCGCGCCGCCCTGCGTGACCCATCCGGTCAGCGCGGGGAAAACGCCCAGGCCGAGGGCCGCGCTGATCTCGCCCAGGCTGCGCTGGCACAGGCGCACCGGTGGCGCGCTGTAGCCCAGCCCCAGCGCGAGCCCCAGCACCAGCAGGGCCAGCGTGGGCATGCGCAGCGCGTGCGGCGTGAGTGCCAGCAGCAGACCCGAGGCCGCACCCAGCGCGGCGATGGCGATCGCCGCGCCACGCACCACGGCGTCGCGGGTCATGGCGCCGGTCACGAGGGTACGCGATCCGCCCGAGAAGCGGCCCGGGCTGCGGTTGACGATGTCACCCGGATAATCGAAGTGCTCGTTGGTGAGCGCGGCCGCGACGTAGATCAGCAGCAGTGAAGCGCACGCGACGAGCGCGCGCGGGAGATCGAAGGCGCGCGCCTCCAGCGCGCCGGCCGCCGCTCCCGCGCCGAACATCAACACCACGAAGGGCATGTACTCGGCGCGCACCGCGCGCACCCACGCCGATATTCTGGAAACGGGCACGCCTTTGATCCTCCGGTTGCGCCTTGCCGTCAGCGTTTGACGGCCAGGGTCAGTCCGTCCCGCAGCGGCAGTACCACGCGCTCCACGCGCAGGTCGCGCGCAACGTGCTGGTTGAAGGCCACGATGGCATGGTCGTCCTTCTCGCGCGGATCCAGCACCTTGCCGCTCCACAGCACGTTGTCGGCCAGCAGCGCGCCGCCGGCGCGTACGTGCGGCACGCACGCCTCCCAGTAGCGGATGTAGTTCTGCTTGTCGGCGTCGATGAACACCATGTCGAACGGCCCTCGCAGGCCGGCGAGGGTCTCCAGGGCCGGGCGCAGTTCCAGCGTGATCTTGGCCCCGTGCGCGCTGCGCGCCCAGTAGCGGCGGGCGATGGCGGTGGCGCGGGGGTCGACGTCGCAGGTGATGACGCGGCCGTCCGCGGGCAGGCCCTCGGCCAGGCACAGCGAGCTGTAGCCGGTGAAGGTGCCGATCTCCAGCACGCGCCGCGCGCCCATCAGGCGCGCGAGCAGGCGCAGGAAGAGGCCTTCGGAATGCCCCACCATCATCTGCGGGCTGTCCATGCTGGCGCGCGTCTCTTCCGCGAGCTCGGCAAGCAGGGCTGGCTCCGGCGAGGAATGTTCCGCGGCGTAGGCGTCGATGGCTTCGGAGACGATCGGGATCATGGCGGCCTTTCCGCGCGGCGGGAGCCGCGCCGGTAACCGGGAGCATACGCGACCGGGTGCGCGCGGGCAATTCTTCCCGGTGCTGGTTGCGCCGCCGCCGCGCGCACATTACTATGCCCGCACCATGCAGGTGTTGTATCTCATTCGCCACGCCGAGACCGGATTCAACCGGGTGGGGCGGGTCCAGGGGCACACCGAGTCGACGTTGAGCCGGCTGGGTCACACCCAGGCGCGCCGCACCGGCGAGCGCCTCGGCTACGTGGACTTCGTGGCCGCGTACGCCAGCCCCTCCAGGCGCACGCTGCAGACCGCACGCATCGCCCTGGGCGACCGCGTGGACGTGAACGCGCGCGAGGGCCTGCGCGAGATCAACCTTGGCGCGTGGGAGGGGCTCAAGGCGAGCACGCTGCGCAAGCGCTACCCGCGCCAGGTGCACCTGTGGTTTCACAAGCCCAGCGCGGTGCGCATCGCGGGCGCGGAAACGGTGGCGCAGTTCCGGCGGCGCGTGGTGCGGGAGATGAAGGGAATCCGCGAGACGCACCCGAAGGGGGAGATCGCGGTGGTGACGCACGGCGGCGTGATCTGCGTCTATCTGACCGCGCTGCTGGGCATGAAACTCGATGACCTGTGGCAGTTCAAGATCCGCAACGCGTCGGTGACGCGGGTTCTGTTTCCGCAGGGCCGCGCGCGCGTCGACCTGCTCGGCGACATCCACCACCTCAACGGCGCCTTCCGCGAGATTCCCAACCGGCCGTTCCGGCTGTTTCCGTAGGCACACGTTCCCGTCCGTAACCCGCCTCAGTATCCGATCTCTTCCAGCGCGCGCTCCACGTGAACCAGCCGCTCGCCGGCGGCGACGCGACGCGCGTCGCACAGCGACTTCAGCATTGCCAGCGACGCCGCGTCGTCCACGTCGTACCAGGGCGGGGTCAGCGCCAACGACAGACCGGCCTTGTGTACCGCGTCGACCGTGCGCGCGAACACCGCCGCGCTGCCCCAGGGGATGTCGCGAAACAGCGCCGGCGCGATGGCGCGCAACCCCACCAGGTAATACCCGCCGTCCAGCGCGGGGCCGAGGACGACGTCGCGATGCTTGAGCAGCCGGAAGGCGCGCTTGACGTGGGTCAGGGGAAGGTCGGGGCTGTCGGAGCCGATGATGACCGCGCGGGCGCCGGGGGACTGCAGCAGCGTCTCGAAGGCAGCCGCCAGGCGCTCACCCAGCGCCTCGCCCCGCTGTTCGGCCACCGGCCAGCCGCGCGGGAGCACCGGGGCCAGGTCCGCGGGGCTGCCCCCGGAGACGAACACCGTGGGCCGCAGGCGGGTGCGCTGGAGCCTGGCGGTAAGGTCATGTAAAAAAGCAAGATAGAGCTTGGCAGAGCCGTCCGGGGTGAGCGGCGGGACGAGCCGGGTCTTCACCGCGCCGGGCACCGGGACCCGCACGAATATGCCTAATTTATTGTAATACATTGTGTTATGGCTCCGGATCGCACCCGGGAACGCCCGACTCTAACACGCCCGGGCCCCTGCCCGCAGCCGCGAAACCGGGCCGTTCCCGACCCCGCGATCCACGTTGACACCCCGCCGGGGTTCGCGGTAACTTGAGCACGGAGATCTTTGTGAAATTGGTTACAAAGACCCCCCGGTTCCAGAATCATCCCAAATTCAACGTCCGCGCTAGCGACACATGACGCTTGCCCTGAAATACGTCCCGGTGCTGGTTCTCTTTGCGCTCGCGCTCATGATCCCGTTGATCATGCTCGGGATCGCGGGCGTCACCGGCCCACGCCAGGGCAGTCCGCGCAAGTTCACGCCCTTCGAGTCCGGCGTGGAGTCGATCGGCGACACGCGGCACCGTTTCTCGGTGCGATTCTTCCTGGTGGCGCTGCTCTTCATCATCTTCGACATCGAAGCCGTCTTCATTTATCCGTGGGCCGTGCTCTTCCGTGAACTCGGTTTATTCGGACTGGTTGAAATGACGATATTCCTGACAGTTCTGCTCCTCGGACTGTTCTACGTGTGGAAGAAAGGGGCGCTGGAGTGGGAATAAACCAGGACATGATCAATCCGGTCACCAAGGACGAGACCGGCATCATCACCACGCGCCTGGACGACATGGTGCGCTGGGGACGGAAGAACTCGCTGTGGCCGCTGCCGTTCGGAACGGCGTGCTGCGCCATCGAGTTCATGGGCGTGGTGTCGAGCGATTTTGACATCTCGCGTTTCGGCGCCGAGCTGGTGCGCTTCTCGCCGCGCCAGTCGGACGTGATCCTCGTCGCGGGCACCATCAACTACAAGCTGGCCCCGGTGCTCAAGCGCATCTACGACCAGGTGCCCGAACCCAAGTACGTTATCTCCATGGGCGCCTGCGCGTGTTCCGGCGGTTTCTACGACAACTATGCGACGGTGCAGGGAATCGAGCAGTTCATCCCGGTGGATGTGTTCATCCCGGGCTGCCCGCCGCGCCCCGAGGCCATCCTCGACGCCATTTTGAAGCTGCAGGAACGGATTGCGAAGGAGCCCGTAACCAAACGCGGCGTGCCGCGCCGTCACGAGGTCGTGGACAAATTCCGCGACAACCAGGACTAGGAAGCCAGTGGCAGACAAGCAGAGCACCCAGCACGACGCCATCGTCACCGCCCTCAAGAGCCGGTTCGGCGAGGGCATCATCGACGTGGACCGCGCGTTCGGCGACTGCACCTTCGTGGTGAGCAAGTCCGCCGTGCACGACGTGCTCGCGCACCTCAAGGACGACCACGGCTTCAACATGCTCATGGACATGGCGGGCGTGGATTGCATGAACCTGCCGTCGTACCGCGAGCGATTCGAACTCAACTACATGCTGTACTCGGTGCCAAACAACGTGCGCGTGCGCGTGGAAGTGCCGGTGCCGGAGCTGGACATGGATGTGCCCACCGCCACCGACCTGTGGAAGTCGGCCAACTGGGCGGAGCGGGAGGCGTTCGAGATGTTCGGATTCAACTTTGTCGGGCATCCCTGTCTGAAGAGATTGCTGACGCACCACGAGTTCAAGGGGCACCCGCTGCGCAAGGATTACCCGGTGATGGCGGGGCAGTGGTGCTCGTCCACCTCGGACATGACCGAAGAACTGAACGAGCCGAAATAGACCATGGCCGACCCGAAGACATTCAACATCGAGGACTTCGTCCCCCGCGACGGCCAGGAACGCCCGCGGTATTCGGCGAAGGACTTCGACGGCGACGTGGACCCCTTGCGCGACGACTTCAACGAGGGCCTCACACTCCCCGACATCAACACCCAGCCGATGTTCATCAACATCGGGCCCACGCACCCGGCCACCCACGGCACCTTCCGCGTGTACTGCCAGCTCGACGGCGAGACGGTGGAGAAGGCCGGCGTGGACATCGGCTACCTGCACCGCGGTTTCGAGAAGATCGTCGAGATCAAGCAGTACAACCAGGTCATCCCGTACACCGACCGCCTCAATTACTGCAGCGGCCTCACCAACAACGTGGGCTACTGCAAGGCGGTGGAGCGGATGATGGGCCTGGAAGTGCCGCCGCGCGCCATCATGATCCGCGTGATCATCATGGAGATCCAGCGCATCATGGACCACATGATCTGCTGCGGCGCCAACATCGTGGACATCGGCGCGCTCACCAACTTCTGGTACTTCTTCAACGCGCGCGAGAAGCTGAATGACCTGCTGGAGGCGCTCACCGGCGCCCGCCTCACCTACAGCTACACGCGCGTGGGCGGCCTGGCGTGGGATCTCCCCGATGGCTGGCGCGACAACGTCAAGACCGTCCTCAAGGGGATCCCGAAGGCCATCGCGGACGTACGCGGCCTCACCCAGAAGAACCGCATCTTCCAGGACCGCACGCGCGGCGTCGGCGTGATCAGCCAGGAAGACGCCATGAGTTTCGGCTGGACCGGACCCACGTTGCGCGCCACCGGCGCCGACCTGGACCTGCGCAAGGTGCAGCCGTACTACGGCTACGAGAACTTTGACTTTGACATCCCGGTGGGCGTGAACGGCGATGTGTTCGACCGCATCCTGTGCCGTATCGAGGAGATGGACGAGAGCCTCAAGATCATCCACCAGGCCATCGACATGATTCCCGACGGTCCGGTGATCGTGGACGACAAGAACGTGGTGCTGCCACCCAAGCAGAAGGTGCACACCTCCATGGAGGCGCTCATCAACCACTTCAAACTGGTGATCGAGGGCGTGAAGCCCGCGCCGGGGCGCATCTACGACGCCATCGAGACGCCCAACGGCGAGCTCGGCTTCTACATCATAAGCGACGGCAGCGGCCACCCGTACCGCATCAAGGTGCGCCCGCCGTGCTTCTACGCGATGAACACGCTGAAATTTCTCATCGAGGGCGGCATGGTGGCGGACATCGTTGCCATCCTTGGCGGGCTCAACGTGATCGCGGGAGAGCTGGACCGGTAAGACCCATGTCGCACGGACACCACGCCATCGTCAGCACCGGGAAACCCTTTGCGTTCTCACCCGAGAACGAGAAGCGCTTCCAGGAGCTGCTGCCGAAGTACCCCAGCAAGCGCGCGGTGGTTCTGCCCGCGCTGTGGCTGGCGCAGGAGCAGGAGGGACACCTCACGGTGGAGTCCATGGAATACGTGGCGAAGAGGCTGGAGCAGACCGCGGTGAGCGTGTTCGCGGTGGTCGAGTTCTACTCCATGTTCAAGACCGAGGCCATGGGGAAGCACCACATCCAGATCTGCCGCACGCTCACCTGCGACATGCTCGGCTGCGAGAACCTGCAGGCAGTCATCCACAAGAAACTCGGCATCGGCCCCGGCGAGAAAACCGCGGACTGCAAGTTCAGCCTGGAGATGGTGGAGTGCCTGGGTTCGTGCGGAACCGCGCCGGTGATGCGCATGGATAACCGTTACTGGGAGAACCTGTCGGTGGAGAAACTCGAGCGGATCATCGACGCCTGCAAGGCGGGGCGCGATCCGGCATCGGAAGATACCGGCCGCTGAAGACGAAGAACGCGATGTCACACACCATCATCAGCACGCGCTTCGACAAGAAGGACAACCACACGCTGGCGGGTTATCTGGCCAACGGCGGCTACCGCACGCTCCCCAAACTGTTCGGCATGAAGCCCGACGAGGTGATCGAAGAGGTCAAGCGCTCCGGGCTGCGCGGCCGCGGCGGCGCCGGCTTCCCGACCGGCATGAAGTGGAGCTTCGTTCCAAAGAACACCGACAAGCCCAAGTACCTGTGCGTCAACGCCGACGAGGGCGAGCCGGGCACCTTCAAGGACCAGCTCATTCTCAAGTTCGACCCGCACGCGCTCATCGAAGGCATCATTGTGTGCTGCTACGCGGTGGGGATCAAGACCGCCTACGTGTATATCCGCGGCGAGTACGACTTTCCGATTGCGCGCTTCAGCGCCGCAGTGGCGGAGGCGTACGCGAAGGGTTACCTCGGCAGGAACATCCAGGGCTCCGGCTTCGACCTCGACGTGGTGGTGCACCGCGGCGCGGGCGCGTACATCTGCGGCGAGGAAACGGGCCTCATCGAGTCGCTCGAGGGCAAGAAGGGTCAGCCGCGTCCCAAGCCGCCGTTTCCGGCGGTGGTGGGTGCCTTTGGTTGCCCGACCGTGGTCAATAATGTCGAGACCATCGCCGCGCTGCCGTGGATCATGGAGAACGGCGCCGCCGCCTATGCGGCCATCGGCACCGAGAAGAGCAAGGGGACCATGCTGTTTTCCATCAGCGGCATGGTGGAGCGTCCCGGCGTGTACGAGAGCGAGTTCGGCGTGAACCTGTGGGACTTCATCGAGAAGTCCACCGGCGGCATCAAGGGCGGCAGGAAGCTCAAGGCCGTCATCCCGGGCGGTTCGTCGTCGGCCATTCTCACCGCCGAAGAGGCGCGCAACGTGAACCTGGATTACGAGTCGATCGCGGCGGCGGGCTCCATGGTGGGTTCGGGTGCGATCATGGTGCTCGACGAGGACACCTGCGTGGTACGCGCGCTCGAGGTGGTGCTGCGCTTCTACGCGCACGAGTCGTGCGGACAGTGCCCGCCGTGCCGCGAGGGAACCTACTGGATGTACCAGCTGGTGAGCCGCATCCGCGCGGGCAGGGGACGCCCCGAGGACATCGATACGCTGCTCGCCATCTGCCCCGACATGACGGGGCGCACGGTGTGCGTGCTGGCGGACTCGGCCGCCATTCCCACGGCCAGCTACATCAAGAAATTCCGCCCCGAGTTCGAGGCGTACATCGACAAGGCCAACCCGCCCGAGCGCAAGCTGATGCCGGGTGGCGTGAACCTGGAAGCGGGGGCGCACTGATGCCGGTAACGCTCACCATCAACGGCAAGCAGGTGCAGGCGGCCGAGGGCGCGCTGCTCATCGACGTGTGCGCCGAGCACGGCATCGACGTGCCGCACTTCTGCTACCACCCCGGGCTCGGCCCCGACGGCAACTGCCGCATGTGCCAGGTGGAATTTATTACAGAGCGCGGCGGGCGCCTGGGTATCTCGTGCAAGACGGTGGTGAGCGAGGGCCTGGTGGTGGACACCAACAGCGCCGCGGCGAAACGCGCGCGCGCGTCGGTGGAGGAGATGCTGCTGCTCAACCACCCGCTGGACTGTCCCATCTGCGACAAGGCCGGCGAGTGCACGCTGCAGAACTACTACATGGAGCACGACCTCCAGAACAGCCGCCAGGATTTCACGCGCTTCAAGAAGGAAAAGGCCAGTGACATCGGGCCCACGCTCATCCTCGACCAGGAGCGTTGCGTGCTGTGCGACCGCTGCGTGCGTTTCCTGCGCGATGTCGCGGGCGAAGAGCAGCTCTACATCGCCGGGCGCGGCCACGAGGCCTACATCACCACCTTCCCGGGACAGGAAGTGACGAGCCCGTACTCGATCAACACCGTGGACCTGTGCCCGGTGGGCGCGCTTACCTCCAAGGACTTCCGTTTCGACTCGGCCACCTGGTTCCTCAAGAACACGAACTCGGTGTGCACCACGTGCGCCCGCGGCTGCAGCATGCAGATCCAGAGCAAAAAGGGTCAAATATATCGCATGCGCCCGCGGCACAATCCGGACGTCAACGGCTACTGGGCGTGCGACGAGGGCCGCTTGAACTACCAGTTCGTCAATCACG encodes:
- a CDS encoding prenyltransferase produces the protein MPVSRISAWVRAVRAEYMPFVVLMFGAGAAAGALEARAFDLPRALVACASLLLIYVAAALTNEHFDYPGDIVNRSPGRFSGGSRTLVTGAMTRDAVVRGAAIAIAALGAASGLLLALTPHALRMPTLALLVLGLALGLGYSAPPVRLCQRSLGEISAALGLGVFPALTGWVTQGGARTDPLPWLIAMPAFCALLAFRTLAGIPDIRADEAVRRRTYAVVFGPRGAAGIAAAAAIAASLGGILLWQDRIVSGWYGAAYLVTVPHALWLAVTALAAVRRPESARPMDGVLLNGLLFALWFGLIPLAFFARLVRG
- a CDS encoding class I SAM-dependent methyltransferase, whose amino-acid sequence is MIPIVSEAIDAYAAEHSSPEPALLAELAEETRASMDSPQMMVGHSEGLFLRLLARLMGARRVLEIGTFTGYSSLCLAEGLPADGRVITCDVDPRATAIARRYWARSAHGAKITLELRPALETLAGLRGPFDMVFIDADKQNYIRYWEACVPHVRAGGALLADNVLWSGKVLDPREKDDHAIVAFNQHVARDLRVERVVLPLRDGLTLAVKR
- a CDS encoding histidine phosphatase family protein, which gives rise to MASETIGIMAAFPRGGSRAGNREHTRPGARGQFFPVLVAPPPRAHYYARTMQVLYLIRHAETGFNRVGRVQGHTESTLSRLGHTQARRTGERLGYVDFVAAYASPSRRTLQTARIALGDRVDVNAREGLREINLGAWEGLKASTLRKRYPRQVHLWFHKPSAVRIAGAETVAQFRRRVVREMKGIRETHPKGEIAVVTHGGVICVYLTALLGMKLDDLWQFKIRNASVTRVLFPQGRARVDLLGDIHHLNGAFREIPNRPFRLFP
- a CDS encoding TIGR04282 family arsenosugar biosynthesis glycosyltransferase, producing the protein MKTRLVPPLTPDGSAKLYLAFLHDLTARLQRTRLRPTVFVSGGSPADLAPVLPRGWPVAEQRGEALGERLAAAFETLLQSPGARAVIIGSDSPDLPLTHVKRAFRLLKHRDVVLGPALDGGYYLVGLRAIAPALFRDIPWGSAAVFARTVDAVHKAGLSLALTPPWYDVDDAASLAMLKSLCDARRVAAGERLVHVERALEEIGY
- the ndhC gene encoding NADH-quinone oxidoreductase subunit A, translated to MTLALKYVPVLVLFALALMIPLIMLGIAGVTGPRQGSPRKFTPFESGVESIGDTRHRFSVRFFLVALLFIIFDIEAVFIYPWAVLFRELGLFGLVEMTIFLTVLLLGLFYVWKKGALEWE
- the nuoB gene encoding NADH-quinone oxidoreductase subunit NuoB, which encodes MINPVTKDETGIITTRLDDMVRWGRKNSLWPLPFGTACCAIEFMGVVSSDFDISRFGAELVRFSPRQSDVILVAGTINYKLAPVLKRIYDQVPEPKYVISMGACACSGGFYDNYATVQGIEQFIPVDVFIPGCPPRPEAILDAILKLQERIAKEPVTKRGVPRRHEVVDKFRDNQD
- a CDS encoding NADH-quinone oxidoreductase subunit C — protein: MADKQSTQHDAIVTALKSRFGEGIIDVDRAFGDCTFVVSKSAVHDVLAHLKDDHGFNMLMDMAGVDCMNLPSYRERFELNYMLYSVPNNVRVRVEVPVPELDMDVPTATDLWKSANWAEREAFEMFGFNFVGHPCLKRLLTHHEFKGHPLRKDYPVMAGQWCSSTSDMTEELNEPK
- the nuoD gene encoding NADH dehydrogenase (quinone) subunit D, whose protein sequence is MADPKTFNIEDFVPRDGQERPRYSAKDFDGDVDPLRDDFNEGLTLPDINTQPMFINIGPTHPATHGTFRVYCQLDGETVEKAGVDIGYLHRGFEKIVEIKQYNQVIPYTDRLNYCSGLTNNVGYCKAVERMMGLEVPPRAIMIRVIIMEIQRIMDHMICCGANIVDIGALTNFWYFFNAREKLNDLLEALTGARLTYSYTRVGGLAWDLPDGWRDNVKTVLKGIPKAIADVRGLTQKNRIFQDRTRGVGVISQEDAMSFGWTGPTLRATGADLDLRKVQPYYGYENFDFDIPVGVNGDVFDRILCRIEEMDESLKIIHQAIDMIPDGPVIVDDKNVVLPPKQKVHTSMEALINHFKLVIEGVKPAPGRIYDAIETPNGELGFYIISDGSGHPYRIKVRPPCFYAMNTLKFLIEGGMVADIVAILGGLNVIAGELDR
- a CDS encoding NAD(P)H-dependent oxidoreductase subunit E, with the translated sequence MSHGHHAIVSTGKPFAFSPENEKRFQELLPKYPSKRAVVLPALWLAQEQEGHLTVESMEYVAKRLEQTAVSVFAVVEFYSMFKTEAMGKHHIQICRTLTCDMLGCENLQAVIHKKLGIGPGEKTADCKFSLEMVECLGSCGTAPVMRMDNRYWENLSVEKLERIIDACKAGRDPASEDTGR
- the nuoF gene encoding NADH-quinone oxidoreductase subunit NuoF: MSHTIISTRFDKKDNHTLAGYLANGGYRTLPKLFGMKPDEVIEEVKRSGLRGRGGAGFPTGMKWSFVPKNTDKPKYLCVNADEGEPGTFKDQLILKFDPHALIEGIIVCCYAVGIKTAYVYIRGEYDFPIARFSAAVAEAYAKGYLGRNIQGSGFDLDVVVHRGAGAYICGEETGLIESLEGKKGQPRPKPPFPAVVGAFGCPTVVNNVETIAALPWIMENGAAAYAAIGTEKSKGTMLFSISGMVERPGVYESEFGVNLWDFIEKSTGGIKGGRKLKAVIPGGSSSAILTAEEARNVNLDYESIAAAGSMVGSGAIMVLDEDTCVVRALEVVLRFYAHESCGQCPPCREGTYWMYQLVSRIRAGRGRPEDIDTLLAICPDMTGRTVCVLADSAAIPTASYIKKFRPEFEAYIDKANPPERKLMPGGVNLEAGAH
- a CDS encoding 2Fe-2S iron-sulfur cluster-binding protein — translated: MPVTLTINGKQVQAAEGALLIDVCAEHGIDVPHFCYHPGLGPDGNCRMCQVEFITERGGRLGISCKTVVSEGLVVDTNSAAAKRARASVEEMLLLNHPLDCPICDKAGECTLQNYYMEHDLQNSRQDFTRFKKEKASDIGPTLILDQERCVLCDRCVRFLRDVAGEEQLYIAGRGHEAYITTFPGQEVTSPYSINTVDLCPVGALTSKDFRFDSATWFLKNTNSVCTTCARGCSMQIQSKKGQIYRMRPRHNPDVNGYWACDEGRLNYQFVNHDRLQTPALRRGGEILPCSGQEAVSAIREMLGLRPAGKADAATARKSVILLSATATLEEMFLFRRLGAECLNATVLVARHVPDGVTDKILRRADRHPNTKGAEMLGLRVIDLTAGADASVVTGALGSDGVLLAVGFNTHISPALDAILADAKRIVAFSGCASVLTERAEMVFPGLTFAEKDGLVVNFEGHVQQLRPAIDAKGESEWRIADALLSSLLGVKPHESVAHVRKAIMDVVPAFAGVDLNKLGATGARAAAQPVAG